In Bacteroidota bacterium, a genomic segment contains:
- the serC gene encoding 3-phosphoserine/phosphohydroxythreonine transaminase, producing MIHNFSAGPAIIPAQAIKNSIDAINNFAGTGLSILEISHRSKQFEAVIDEAVALIKELYNIPDGYSIVFLQGGASLQFDMIPNNLLDETDTAAYVNTGVWATRAIKEAKFFGNVNVLASSEDKNFNYIPKDYTIPADAKYFHCTSNNTIYGTQMQSFPDSPIPMICDMSSDIFSRPIDINKFDMIYAGAQKNMGAAGVAMAIIKSGLLGHVKRKIPTMLNYQVHIDNGSMYNTPSVFAIYVSLQTLKWVKEMGGVAAMEVRNTAKANLLYNEIDRNSLFKGTCEIEDRSKMNVCFVMTKPDLDDAFMAAAKEANISGIKGHRSVGGFRASLYNALPIESVEVLVDVMKEFESGQ from the coding sequence ATGATACATAATTTTTCTGCAGGACCAGCCATCATACCCGCACAGGCAATCAAGAATTCAATTGATGCTATTAATAATTTTGCAGGCACGGGTTTATCAATTCTCGAAATTTCACACCGTAGCAAGCAATTTGAAGCGGTGATTGATGAAGCTGTTGCACTCATTAAAGAATTATATAATATACCCGATGGTTATTCAATCGTGTTTTTGCAAGGTGGAGCTAGTTTGCAATTTGATATGATACCCAATAATTTGTTAGACGAAACAGATACCGCTGCCTATGTAAATACTGGTGTGTGGGCTACCAGAGCAATTAAGGAAGCGAAGTTTTTTGGAAATGTGAATGTATTAGCTTCCTCAGAGGATAAAAATTTTAATTATATTCCCAAGGATTATACAATTCCCGCGGATGCCAAATATTTCCATTGCACTTCTAATAATACGATTTATGGAACCCAGATGCAAAGCTTCCCCGATAGCCCTATTCCGATGATTTGTGATATGAGCTCTGATATTTTTAGTCGCCCTATCGATATTAATAAATTTGATATGATATATGCTGGAGCACAAAAAAATATGGGGGCTGCAGGTGTTGCAATGGCTATCATTAAAAGTGGTTTATTGGGACATGTGAAACGCAAAATTCCAACCATGCTGAACTATCAAGTACATATAGACAATGGAAGTATGTATAATACGCCTTCGGTATTTGCTATTTATGTTTCATTACAAACTTTGAAATGGGTGAAAGAGATGGGAGGTGTTGCTGCCATGGAAGTTCGCAATACCGCCAAAGCAAATTTATTATATAATGAAATTGACCGCAACAGTTTGTTTAAAGGAACTTGCGAAATCGAAGACCGCTCGAAAATGAATGTATGTTTTGTAATGACAAAACCCGATTTGGATGATGCATTTATGGCTGCTGCAAAAGAAGCAAATATATCAGGAATTAAAGGTCACCGCTCCGTTGGTGGTTTCCGTGCATCATTATATAACGCATTACCTATCGAAAGTGTAGAAGTTTTGGTAGATGTAATGAAAGAGTTTGAAAGTGGACAGTAG
- a CDS encoding acyl-CoA dehydrogenase family protein, with protein MTTDTTSTISFAQTENQRMIADMVREFGDKHIRPKMMEWDESQEFPVEVFKKLGELGLMGVLVPQEYGGSGFGYLEYVTAIVELSKICGSIGLSMAAHNSLGTGHILQFGNEEQKQKYLPKLATAEWIGAWGLTEPNTGSDAGRMMTTAVKDGDHWVINGAKSWITHGKSGNVAVVIVRTGELLDSHGMTAFIIEKGTAGFSAGRKENKLGMRASETTELIFENCRVHNDQVLGKVGDGFVQAMKVLDGGRISIASLGLGIAKGAFEASVKYAKERQQFGKPIGEFQGIGFKLADMATQIEAAELLTMQAAYMKNEGQNVNKQSAFAKYYASEVAVRCSTEAIQIFGGYGYTKDYPVEKYYRDSKLCTIGEGTSEIQKLVISRAILKE; from the coding sequence ATGACAACTGATACTACTTCCACAATTTCTTTTGCACAAACCGAGAACCAACGCATGATAGCTGATATGGTTCGTGAGTTTGGCGATAAACACATTCGACCGAAGATGATGGAATGGGACGAGAGCCAAGAGTTCCCCGTTGAGGTTTTCAAAAAACTGGGAGAGCTAGGATTGATGGGCGTTTTAGTCCCACAAGAATATGGAGGATCAGGTTTTGGATATTTGGAATATGTAACTGCAATTGTTGAACTTTCAAAAATTTGTGGTTCAATCGGTTTGTCAATGGCTGCTCACAATTCATTAGGTACAGGTCATATTTTACAATTTGGAAACGAAGAACAAAAACAAAAATACCTTCCCAAACTTGCTACTGCAGAATGGATTGGTGCTTGGGGATTGACTGAACCAAATACAGGAAGTGATGCAGGTCGTATGATGACCACCGCTGTAAAAGATGGCGACCACTGGGTGATTAATGGAGCCAAGTCGTGGATTACCCATGGCAAAAGCGGTAATGTAGCTGTTGTTATAGTTCGCACAGGCGAACTGCTCGACTCACATGGCATGACTGCATTTATTATAGAAAAAGGAACAGCCGGTTTTTCTGCGGGTCGTAAAGAAAATAAATTGGGCATGCGTGCCAGTGAAACTACCGAACTCATTTTTGAAAACTGTCGTGTGCACAATGATCAAGTATTGGGCAAAGTAGGCGATGGTTTTGTGCAAGCCATGAAAGTACTTGATGGAGGTCGTATATCCATTGCCTCATTGGGATTGGGAATTGCCAAAGGTGCTTTTGAAGCATCGGTGAAATATGCAAAAGAGCGTCAGCAGTTTGGAAAGCCCATTGGAGAATTCCAAGGAATTGGTTTTAAATTGGCCGATATGGCTACGCAAATTGAAGCAGCCGAACTATTGACCATGCAAGCAGCATATATGAAAAACGAAGGACAGAATGTAAACAAGCAATCGGCCTTTGCAAAATATTATGCCAGTGAAGTTGCCGTACGTTGTAGCACTGAGGCTATTCAAATATTTGGAGGCTATGGTTATACCAAAGATTATCCTGTAGAAAAGTATTATAGAGATTCAAAACTTTGCACCATTGGTGAAGGTACTTCTGAGATACAGAAGTTGGTAATTTCGAGAGCGATTTTGAAGGAATAA
- a CDS encoding AAA family ATPase: MFSRIVFRELEKWAASEKRKPLVLRGARQVGKTTLVNLFGTQFDQYLYLNLEIKVDSDPFREFTKIEDLVQSLFFAKNKKYSAKQKTLIFIDEIQEVPEALNILRYFYEQMPELYIIAAGSMLESLFDRNISFPVGRVDYLVVRPVSFPEFLDAIGEKTALKELTTIPIASFAHEKLLQLFKTYSLIGGMPEIVEQYAKSKDLVSLNKIYESLIVSYIDDVEKYASNNVQLQTIRQAIRASYSEAGKRIKFQGFGKSNYGSREMGEALRALEKALLIQLIYPQTNVVLPLMPDYKKSPRLQVLDTGMLNYFVGIQKEIMGTQDLNNVYNGIMIEHLVGQELLASHFNALYSLNFWVREKKTSMAEIDYIYPFEGNLIPVEVKSGAAGTLKSLHLYMDESPHKMAIRFYSGDFKITGIKTMTGKDYHLLNLPYYLASQLDGYIAWFEEEVKKMEGNRKRKK; encoded by the coding sequence ATGTTTAGTAGGATAGTATTTAGAGAATTGGAAAAATGGGCCGCAAGTGAAAAGCGGAAACCATTGGTTTTGAGGGGTGCTAGGCAGGTTGGCAAAACTACTTTGGTCAATTTGTTTGGTACCCAGTTCGATCAGTACCTTTATTTGAACCTAGAAATAAAGGTCGATAGTGATCCCTTCAGAGAGTTCACAAAAATTGAAGACCTGGTTCAGTCACTTTTTTTTGCAAAAAATAAAAAGTATTCAGCCAAACAAAAAACACTCATTTTTATTGACGAAATACAAGAAGTTCCCGAAGCACTTAATATACTCCGTTATTTCTACGAGCAAATGCCCGAACTATATATTATAGCAGCAGGCTCGATGTTGGAATCTTTGTTCGATAGAAATATAAGTTTCCCTGTTGGTCGTGTCGATTATTTAGTAGTTCGTCCTGTTTCATTCCCTGAATTTTTGGATGCGATAGGCGAAAAAACTGCATTGAAAGAATTAACTACTATTCCGATAGCATCTTTCGCCCATGAAAAACTATTACAGTTATTCAAAACCTATAGTTTGATAGGAGGCATGCCCGAGATTGTTGAACAATATGCCAAATCAAAAGATTTGGTTTCCTTGAATAAAATATATGAATCGTTGATAGTTTCTTATATAGACGATGTTGAAAAATATGCAAGCAATAATGTTCAATTGCAAACCATCAGACAAGCTATTCGTGCCAGCTATAGTGAAGCAGGAAAACGCATCAAATTTCAGGGTTTTGGGAAATCCAATTATGGTAGTAGAGAAATGGGAGAAGCCCTACGTGCCTTAGAGAAAGCCCTGCTCATTCAATTGATATATCCGCAAACAAATGTGGTTTTGCCCCTAATGCCCGATTATAAAAAATCTCCACGCTTGCAAGTTTTAGACACAGGTATGCTTAACTATTTTGTAGGTATACAAAAAGAAATTATGGGCACCCAGGATTTGAATAATGTATATAATGGTATTATGATAGAACATTTAGTGGGACAAGAACTATTGGCCTCGCATTTTAATGCATTATATAGTTTGAATTTTTGGGTTCGTGAGAAAAAAACTTCGATGGCCGAGATTGATTATATATATCCATTTGAAGGAAATTTAATTCCTGTTGAAGTTAAATCTGGTGCAGCAGGAACGTTAAAATCTTTGCACTTATATATGGATGAATCTCCACACAAAATGGCTATTCGTTTCTATAGTGGCGATTTTAAAATTACAGGAATAAAAACGATGACGGGCAAAGACTATCATCTGCTTAACTTGCCTTATTATCTTGCATCGCAACTAGATGGATATATAGCATGGTTTGAAGAAGAGGTGAAGAAGATGGAGGGGAATAGGAAGAGGAAAAAGTAA